The Magallana gigas chromosome 6, xbMagGiga1.1, whole genome shotgun sequence genome includes the window GATAAGGCAATTTAGTATAGTAGCATGTTGTTTCTTTCGTTATATGTAAAATGGCTGCCGATGCAAAAATTCTGTTGTGGTTGGTGATACTGTTGGCTTACGGGGCATTAATTGTGGCCTCAGACTTAAATTACGAGAACACTGTAGATCCGGTGATCACACaggtaaataaaaaagttttgttgaaaaataacaCACAACGCCTCCAAAATCTACGTGAGTGCCTTGCTAAAGAGGCGACATCAGAAGACATTCATTAGAAAACTTGTTTGTCCaagtcatttatttaatttagcATATAAATTGTTGAAACAGATCTCTTATTCAACATGATGTTTTGCGAAACTTGTCATCAGCTAACACGTCATTTGACAAAAACACTTtagttacaaaatattaatgaaaaccGACGTTAATAAAGCTTTCATCTGTCATCTTTTAAGGACAGTGAGTTAGTCACTGCGTCAATTCACTCTTTAAGTCTTAATTAACATGTAAAAACGATTTTGTTTTTGTGTCTTTTCGAAAGGCAATGCAATGTCGTCCGCGAATCCCTGGCCTGAGCATCGCAGTCGTCAAAGATGGCAAAACTCTGCTATCTAAGGGCTACGGATTGGCTGACCTCCAGAATGGAGCCCCGGTCACCGAATTTACTTTGTTTCGATTGGCGTCAATCACCAAAGCAGTTTCTGCGACTCTATTGGTGAAACTGCTACAGCACAGCTCAAAGTGATGTTTATTTGATATTTCCTGATCTTATTTCATGATAACGGTGTGTTTACAACACGGCGACGTCACTAGTTTGCTTAAGATCTAGTAGGCTAAATGATTCCAGgttgtctttttggtgctagaaccattatgacgtcataattgatgattttttccTGTATTTTACGGCtctaaaggaattatgtagaaaataaaacaatattttgacattctaaatttaatcacgggaaaagtaatcctggtacctatattcaatttgacaccatattaaagaggaggtcaagagcttgtatATTGCTGTTTTTGGAGAggctgtaggcattctagatacatttcattagtcaaaaatggacaaaactctgatatttgttacttttatccttcctatttcatagaaaatgattgtttaaaacatgatttttcattttgtttaccaaaaaatcaagccccggtacaccctatgaaacaacgatattgttatgaagcatcatttaaagagtttatatcttgaatttcataaacatgtaggcacctttcatttgctagatcttgaccttaaaagttattatttatataatttagttTACACTCTTAAAAGAACGTTGCATAGATAAACGTTcctagtcaaaaatggacaaaatataataatatccAGCTCACTGCAATGAAAGACTTATTTAGATCCCGTTGATATTGTATGACATAGAGAATTCATGATATGATAAATTCATCTGCCGTAAACCAAGCTAAGTTAAACGTAATGACACCTTTATGTATCTTGTTGATTGGTAtagtttgaaaatgaaaatgaagcCATTTAATTGCACAGGGCGAATGCCAATATAGATCTTATTACTatacagaaaaaattaacatcaGGTGTACCGTTTTGGCATTATTTCATGGATTCAGATGATGTCATAAACAGAATTAACAGGCTGTGTACACCTTAGGTATATGCATTATTCATGACTGTGTTTGCATAGTGTACCTTTGTACTTGGTGATACCAGAATCTCAGCGTTCTAGTCGCTAGGTGTACATACACCAATAAAGTACCTATAAAGTTCCGTGCCAAAATGGCAAACCGTGGGCTGTAATGATTTCATTGCGAACGATTTTCGTAGACATACACAGATAATATtgtcatattttacattttcagcCACAACATTTACACAAACTTGAGAACGTTTTACGACAGCAGTTTCGAGTTCTCGAACACCATTAGGACAGAGAATGCAAATATCCGGGACATTTTATCACATGCACTAGCCATCCCTAAACATGACTTCTTACGATTGAACCCCAAACTTACCAGAGCAAACTTTCCAAGGCAAGTACATTCAATATACAGCCATTTATGAATTAAATCTGGTATCTTATGCAGACACATTAGAGCAAACGCCATCGTTTAAGCTATACGCCAAGCGTTGGCTACCAAATGTAgagaacaataaaaataaattttaattataaactttCAAGTCTAACATGtgaccaaattttaaaaaaaccctccAAAAACACCCCATTCCCTTTCCACAAAAACAAGCCAAaggaaagtacatgtacatatcatttatcgattatcttttttttttaattttttttaacacatcagCATAAAGATATCCTCAACTGCTTACACTATTTTTGCAGTCTCTTTTCTGCCTTGCAAGGGAGATATTTTGACTGAATTATaggaaataattaaacaatttaatggaatttattcaaatttattcaataattttaagaGCAAAAACgaattgaaaaattgatttcaacatttgtttgtttacatagcaagaTCATAATTTTACGAAAATATTGATAACATCAACActtcaaattttgaagtttttgatTCTAAATTTGAAAAGAATGTGATAATAGCACATAAGAAAAACTCAAtggaattttcttaaaaattccaAATTAACCTAAGTATGTGctttataacataaaaatttcatggtcacttttttttttacattcaacGGAGATACTACAATATAATCATCCTAGCTTACCCCAATTTTAGCCATTTAAATTAGGAAATTTACGTAAAGTGTTACTGGTTAGATTATGTCAGCCTACTAAAATGGATTAAAATTTGgaggtgggtgggtgggggggggggggtggttaaaAATCGAAACGATTTTTTGAACATTATGACTAATTGAACGAATCAAACACCTTGACGTCCACAATATTTATTACCTATTACGATATATTCTACAATAACTGTCATGTGATCAACAAAATTCATGTGATCAACGTCTTCTCTTCTTTCCCCCTAAagaacaataatttttcataatcataacGAGGTCCATTTTATGAGAACGATTATCCggttaaaagtaaaaattgctTATTAAATCgtttgatttcatattttttctttagtgTCTTCAAACATCTGAAGTCGATTTATCCTTTCCGAGAGACTTATACGTATACAAACGTCGCCTTTGGCCTATCTACGACAATTTCCGAGAGTTTAGGTGGGAAATCATGGGAAGACCTGGTGCAGAACGAGTTGTTCTCGCCGCTTGGAATGTTCAATTCTTCTTTCATTTCAAAAACGAAAGGAGGAAGCCATGTGGCAAAAGGTTATACCAATGATGTCACCAAATTGACAACAGTAGAGGTTCATCCTGATATTTACGAGTAAGTATGATGCAGATTAAGGTTGATACATTGTACCATCACTGATTGCAGTCCAAGCTTTCTATCGAGATGTTATTAGTTAGGAGCATGATGAGTGGATATTTTTCCCATGTCATTTGAATTATATTTGACTGAGGCAAGTAAACAAAGGCATGCATGAAAAATACATCTTTACTTTTGATGTTTCCAtaaattcatgtacatatatattgatttaGTTTAAAAGCATGCGTTTACATGTccatatatttatcataatatgaaAACAGATTTTAGGAATGGTCACAATTGAAGACACTTTAACCAATTATTGTAGCTCTTGGGAAAAAATATGCGGATCAATATGTCTCATGAGTTGCGCTCATGATATGGCTAAGTGGATGAAATTCCATCTCAGTGGTGGATTAAACGAAAGTGGAAATCGCATCATGTTGTCAGAAACACTTAAGTCCACCTATAAGGCGCGCAACTCCATTACATCACTTGGAATAAGTAAATACTTTTCAAAGCCGAAGGTTCCCCACACAACGAGTGAAGACAACTACGCTCTGGGATGGAGAAATGGTCATTATAGAGGTATTTATCTAGAATGTAATGTCTTGTTGTCTGACCCTTTGCTCTATGTTGATACGGCACATAATTGTTTTTGTTCGCTTtcagaatataaaatattacgTCATACGGGAACCATCCTCGGATATTCATCGTTGATTACTCTCATTCCGGATATGAACATTGGAATCTTTACGACAATGAACGGACAAGATTCTGACTTCATCTTCCGAACTCTCCTCCACAATTACTTAGCAGACGTCGCTTTGGGGGAAGACACATGGCTTAATTCCAGCACGATATGCTCTTTTCCCGAACCATGGTTCTCAACACCGTCAGAAACGTTACATTTAATCGGTAAATCTAACAGACTCACCAGATCGCCTTTGGAATACGTCGGGCATTATCACAATGATGCATATGGGGATTTGCACATTTTTCGGAACTCTTCCACAGGGTTTATAGACATGAAATATGGTGTTGCATTTTGGAACCTTTACCCAAAGCATTCCCACGACCAGTTTGCGGCTGAGGGATATGGTATTTTGAAAGACTTATCTCCGTATAATCTTCACACAATTAGGTTTCACCATGAAACACATAGTAATGGATCTATTTCTAGTGTTGAAGTCACAAGCTTTGAACCTAAAGACCCTCCCGTGTTCATCAAAGTTTCCAGTTCTGTAGATTCTAGTATCATTTTAGGGTAAAGATATTGGAATCATAAAGACTGCCTAtgattcaatatctttttttacttatataattGATTAACTCCTAGCTCTAACTGAACTACATGCATGTTATGTCATGGAAAATCCTTATTGTCTGTTAATACTTGCATTTCATTTCTGTATGCTTAACTGCTATTTACAGAAAGcattgatatttattaattaaccgTTTATAATAATCACAAAACATGAAGTTAATTAATTTTGGAATGTGGGTCGGATCAAATTCATTCTAAGAGACATTCTGAAATGAATTCTCAGAGCATCAgatgataaatatatttgtaaaccGCATCAACATGCATGTACAAAGTGGAAAAAGAAAAAGTCTTCACGTTGGTTTACACTGTTGGACCTATAGAATTAATGACAATGGTGTTATAAAAGAGATATAATTCTTGACTTAGTATAGTAATTTCTAGTTTCTTTACCCTTGCAGTATGCCGGTAGATCATCACTAGAATATTATcttttcttaacattttattgagAAGTTCAATTTCTACTCTCAAATAATTAGGtggtaaaatgttaaaaaaaaaaaaaaaaaacccacaaaaaaccTTAAAGGGCATGataacgattttggtcaaaatttaattttccgtttttaatgttaacaatgcttcaTTAAGGTATTTCAAATAgccaatcaaaatttgagtgtcagtcgtcgaGTTAAAGGctagatacagagctcacaattctttgtaatgtaaacaaagcttggatcatgtttttgtttacattttcgtTTTTACGTTTTCATTTTTACGTTAAcaaagttgaaaataaaattccagGTAAAgatctaaaatgaatgtgacaaacGCTAGTAACTAACGCTAGTAACtgtttgtgttaaaaaaaaaaggaaatacatataaacgataaaacaaagagaaaaatcagcttgaaaaacaACTTTATGTCTGCTCAAAGGCAAAAGAACGAACCtcttttcatatcttttttccctttattcttaataatttttatcttaTAGAAACCAGATGTTTTGGTCGATGTTTTAATGAAGTATGTGCATAGTTATTGCCATGCTCTCATTTGCGGATAAATCCGGAATCGTCTTGATTCATCAGGTTTTGCTAACCTAATTATTGACTACAaggaatgttaaaaaaaagattaatgcAAACTAATTCGTAGTTATATAGATTATTATGTCCCGAACAAtcctaaaataaaaatcaaactacACATGTTTTGAACGTCTtcaggccccggggccataaaacttagacaagTTCACGTATGATATGTCTTACTTTTACAAATGGAGCATTTCGTGGGAAAGTGAAACTGAGATCAAATTTGATGGCTTTGGGGCCAGATCTTTAAAATAGTATCAATACGTTTTGTGACACATGCGAGAAATTCCAACACATATTCTCTGTGTTAAACATGTTTAAGTCAGAGATTCGATATATGAGTTTCCAACGCATGTTTGCTCTTCTGAtgcttttattgatatttttgtatCCTTTTGAATACTTTGTTATAGTGGTGCTACTAATCAATAAACTATAAATTGATAATTGTTATCTCGATTTGTCTTCATGCATGACTGTATGACGAAGTACACATTATCTTAATCTGTATAAATTCTGAaggctcccccccccccccccacctcacTTTGAACAGCATGATGAAAaacataagattttaaaatctaaataaagCCCAGTTTCACTAAATACggaaaacattaataaaaaaactgcttttgaaaaaatgactttttattgTGGTTAAGATGGTGATTTGTAAGATTAAAATTGCAAACACTGCGCATCATTTGTATGCACAGCTTTTGACAACGCACAAGTATATGGTTTTGAAGCGACCCAATGTTTTTTGACACCGGTCGCCTAATTACAAGGTGTGGCcaggtaaaaaagaaaattaatccAACGACATTTTAACCAGAGTCGCTCTCTACCTGTCTAAAATGATGAGAGAGATGAATAATTAATTCATAAGCGTCGTTTGCCATTGCATAATCTGACGAATTAATTAAACAGTCATATAAAACCAAATGAATAATACACAAGGTGCTTCATTCGTTAAAATGTCCTCTAGAAATCTCCTCTATTCTTCTGTGGTCCTGTTTCTTGTTTTGTTCTACTGTCATGGCGGCCCTTTAGAAGACCGAGTCAGAAGTACGATTCAAGAGGTTTATAAAAACTGTCGAAAGGATAAAAATCCAGGGGTCATTGTTTCTGTGGTGAAAGATGGTCAAAATGTCCTGACGGAGGCCCTCGGGGTCAAGGACAAAATATCTGGAGAGGCCATTACCACCGATACTCTCTTTGGGTTAGGAGGAATTTCAGCTTTATTCGCCAATATTCTTATCGCAAAGAAAAATGCAGAATATGCCGAGTGAGTATTCTATAGaattatttctgaaatttgaagaattcttgaaatatgttgaaaatgtaTGCATGCTTCATCAATcggagaaaaaaattgataaaaactcaCGTGTTTTCGTCAAAACGGTAATGACCAGTTTGaactttatttgaaaaatttaaaaaaaactatggtTTGCGATTCGTTGTCGCCAGTAGCAATTCGCGTGGGGATCACATTTCAAAACCAatcatatgaagaaaaaaacctaatGTCTCGatcatgaaaatttataaatggcAATTTTCATCTAATATTAAACCATGCACTTTTGATCTATTTCGCTGCAGTTCAAACA containing:
- the LOC105343851 gene encoding uncharacterized protein; this encodes MAADAKILLWLVILLAYGALIVASDLNYENTVDPVITQAMQCRPRIPGLSIAVVKDGKTLLSKGYGLADLQNGAPVTEFTLFRLASITKAVSATLLVKLLQHSSNHNIYTNLRTFYDSSFEFSNTIRTENANIRDILSHALAIPKHDFLRLNPKLTRANFPSVFKHLKSIYPFRETYTYTNVAFGLSTTISESLGGKSWEDLVQNELFSPLGMFNSSFISKTKGGSHVAKGYTNDVTKLTTVEVHPDIYDSWEKICGSICLMSCAHDMAKWMKFHLSGGLNESGNRIMLSETLKSTYKARNSITSLGISKYFSKPKVPHTTSEDNYALGWRNGHYREYKILRHTGTILGYSSLITLIPDMNIGIFTTMNGQDSDFIFRTLLHNYLADVALGEDTWLNSSTICSFPEPWFSTPSETLHLIGKSNRLTRSPLEYVGHYHNDAYGDLHIFRNSSTGFIDMKYGVAFWNLYPKHSHDQFAAEGYGILKDLSPYNLHTIRFHHETHSNGSISSVEVTSFEPKDPPVFIKVSSSVDSSIILG